The nucleotide window GATGGCTGATCGCATCGGCGTCATCCAAAAAGGACGTCTCATCGTGGCCGAGGAGAAACACAAGCTCATGAAGACGCTCGGCAACAAGCGAGTGACGCTGGTCTTGGAGCAGCCGCTCTCCGTCGTGCCGCCGGAGCTTGCACACTGGCAAGTGGTCTTGAAGGCGGGGGGCCAGGAGCTCGAGGTCACCTTTGCGGGTGAATCCCATGGTGACATCCGCCCCTTCCTCCAACGCCTCGACAGCTGTGGCCTTCCCTGGAAAGACCTGAGCACACGGCAAAGCTCACTGGAGGACATCTTCGTGGACCTCGTCGGGCAGGAGGTTCGGTCATGAGCCTCAGCTTCAACCGCCACAGCGTCTGGGCCATCTACAAGTTCGAGATGGCGCGGGCACTGCGCACACTATGGCAAAGCGTCGCGGCGCCCGTGATCAGCACGTCGCTTTACTTCGTGGTGTTCGGCTCCGCGATCGGCGGGCGCATGAGCAGCGTCGAGGGCGTGAGCTACGGGGCGTTCATCGTGCCGGGCCTCATCATGCTCTCGGTGTTCACCCAGAGCTTGTCCAATGCTTCCTTTGGCATCTATTTCCCAAAGTTCACCGGGACCATTTATGAAATCCTGACCGCGCCCGTGTCCGCGCTCGAGATCGTCACGGCGTACGTGGGAGCCGCAGCCAGTAAGTCCATGGTGCTGGGCGGCATCATCTTGGCCACGGCAGCGCTCTTCGTGCCCTTGAGGATCGCCCATCCTCTGTGGATGGTGGTCTTCCTGATCCTGACCACGGTCACGTTCAGCCTGTTCGGTTTCATCATTGGGATCTGGGCCCGAAGCTTCGAGCAGCTACAGTTCGTTCCCATGCTGATCGTCACGCCTCTCACGTTTTTGGGAGGTGCGTTCTACTCGATCGACATGCTGCCACCCGCCTGGCGTACGATCACGCTCTTTAACCCGGTGGTTTATGTGATCAGCGGCTTCCGCTGGAGCTTCTATGGCTTGGCGGACGTCAACGTGGCTGTCAGCTTGGGGCTGACCGTGAGCTTCCTCGTCGCGTGTCTCGCGGTCGTCGTCTTCATGTTTCGCACCGGGTACCGCTTGCGCCGCTGACGTTGACACGCCCTTCCTGCCGAAAAAGGTGAAAGCCGGCGGGTGAGGCCGGCTTTCAGGGGAGGAGGGAGTGAGGGAGAGATCAGGTCTTG belongs to Myxococcales bacterium and includes:
- a CDS encoding ABC transporter permease; translated protein: MSLSFNRHSVWAIYKFEMARALRTLWQSVAAPVISTSLYFVVFGSAIGGRMSSVEGVSYGAFIVPGLIMLSVFTQSLSNASFGIYFPKFTGTIYEILTAPVSALEIVTAYVGAAASKSMVLGGIILATAALFVPLRIAHPLWMVVFLILTTVTFSLFGFIIGIWARSFEQLQFVPMLIVTPLTFLGGAFYSIDMLPPAWRTITLFNPVVYVISGFRWSFYGLADVNVAVSLGLTVSFLVACLAVVVFMFRTGYRLRR